One Bythopirellula goksoeyrii genomic window, CAGGATGAGATCACCAGTACCTCCCAAGTCGGTACGATCGAAAGAAAATCGATAGGGGTTGCGAAGTCCATAGGCATAGATTTCTGGGACTTCGCCCGGACCTTTAAAGGGATTTGTTGTTGGAATACGGTACTGACCGTTGGTGCTGACAGGATCACCGCTGCCAGCAGTCGAAGAGGGTATTAGCGGGTCAAAACGCAACACCTTTCCCAGCGGCGTAGTCAGACTTTGTGCGTTGCCTCCAGGCTCAAGATGTCCAGCACCAACATCGTCGCGGTTTCCTCCGTCGCCAGTTGAGAGGTAGAGATAGCCGTCTGGCCCAAAGGCCAGGGTCCCCCCGTTGTGGTTACCCGCGTTTTGGCCGAGAGAAATAACTTCTCTCTCTGAACTGGGATCAATTACGTTGGCATCGCCTGGGGTGACAGTCCACTCTGAAACCACCATTTTGAAGTTCTGAGCGGCAGGGTTGAGCGGGTCTGCATTGGGAGTCACATAGGTCGGTGTTGTTCCATCCGGTATGGGCTGACTGGTATAGGTATAGAGCTTGCCGAAACCCGGGCTTGCAGAATCCGAGTAGTCAGGATGAAACGCCATGCCGAGAAGTCCTCGTTCATCGTTCGCACTTGCCGGGTTGAACGGTGGCGAGACCGTACTTTGCAGGTCAAGCGCTGCTCCTGGCAGCAAACTGCCATTCTCGACGATGCGGACCAGCCCGTTCTGCTCCAGCACAAACAATCGGCTCGTATCTCCTGGAGGGCTGGTGCCATAGAGTGGTGCAGCCAATCCGGTTGCAATCGGCTGCAGTCGAATAGCGATATCTCCCATAGTAATGGGTGGCAAGATATGATCCGCAACAGACGGCACATTTAGTGATAAGACGACAAGTATCGGAAAAGTCTTTCCGAGGCAATTTGGCAACAAGCGCATATTCACGATAATCCCCTTTCGTGTCGAAGAGCTGCTTCTTGTGAATCGCCCGATACCCACTTGGGCCAATCGAAGCGAATACGGCGGGACTATTTACAAAGTGTCGCAAGCACAGCGCATCTATTGCAGAGAGCCAAAAAAAATGGCATACGTTATCGTGGCGGACCGATTGCCATGTATTGCATCGCACGCGGTTCATCCAACTCAGATACTTCGTAGAATACCAGTCCCTCGCGCTCTGAGCGGAATACTTGTATCTCAGAATCTCTGGCAACCTTGGCTGCGATTTCGCTGTCCGATGCGGCTCGATCCACAAATACCATTACCGGCGACTCATCGACCATACAAAGCATTGCCGTGGTATCCCGGCTCAAACCACCAGGATAGGAGAGGCCTAACATTCTTGTTCCCTCGGGCATCGGCTCGAGATGCATGTCCATTCCCTGCCGGGCAGCAAAGATGTCGGCAAAACGCTGGTCGTCGTGGCACTCGTAATAAGGGTGAAAACCATTCTGAAGCGTCTCGCGATAGATCTGGGCAAGCGGTATCGGCTTGAAAAAAGGTGCGGGTTTGCCCGCATTGAATGCCCAGAAGGTCAGTGCAATACCGATCAGCACCGCCGCTGCCGCTAATCCACCAGCAAGAAGCGGGCGTCTTGGAAGAGAACCGTGACTTTCCGCAACAGATTCATCGCTCTCAAACACCAGGGACAAGTCGTCGGGCGCAGTCACTACCGGAAACACCTTGCGAAGTGCAGCGTCGATTTTCCTCTGTGTCTCAACTTCCGCACGGCGATCGTCGTTGAGGTGTTCGAGAATCTCCTCACGCTCTGCTTCCGGCAGCGTACCGTCAAGGAAAGCCTCGAACTGATCGTCTCGAATTGGATTGTTTTCGTTATTCATTCTAGAAATAGAGCTTGAAATCTAATCAACCTAGTCCTTACTTGTTAGTTGCTTTCGCAGTAATTGTCGACTCCGATGGACGTGACTCATCGCTGTCCCCTGGGGAATCTCTATGATTTCTGCGA contains:
- a CDS encoding PQQ-dependent sugar dehydrogenase, encoding MRLLPNCLGKTFPILVVLSLNVPSVADHILPPITMGDIAIRLQPIATGLAAPLYGTSPPGDTSRLFVLEQNGLVRIVENGSLLPGAALDLQSTVSPPFNPASANDERGLLGMAFHPDYSDSASPGFGKLYTYTSQPIPDGTTPTYVTPNADPLNPAAQNFKMVVSEWTVTPGDANVIDPSSEREVISLGQNAGNHNGGTLAFGPDGYLYLSTGDGGNRDDVGAGHLEPGGNAQSLTTPLGKVLRFDPLIPSSTAGSGDPVSTNGQYRIPTTNPFKGPGEVPEIYAYGLRNPYRFSFDRTDLGGTGDLILADVGQNNIEEINRIVLGGNYGWAMKEGTFIFDRTNGTVVGANSPGIPAGLIDPISGPLGTLQYDHGDGISITGGFVYRGTAIPELVGKYIFGDLALRNAPPRVDGRLFYADLQMGEIKEFMLPQFAAGILPDGLTVHGFGEDADGEIYAMVTNTPANGTGGIVYKFVAIPEPASLVLVGMVIGIMPLRRFLRSV
- a CDS encoding anti-sigma factor family protein; this encodes MNNENNPIRDDQFEAFLDGTLPEAEREEILEHLNDDRRAEVETQRKIDAALRKVFPVVTAPDDLSLVFESDESVAESHGSLPRRPLLAGGLAAAAVLIGIALTFWAFNAGKPAPFFKPIPLAQIYRETLQNGFHPYYECHDDQRFADIFAARQGMDMHLEPMPEGTRMLGLSYPGGLSRDTTAMLCMVDESPVMVFVDRAASDSEIAAKVARDSEIQVFRSEREGLVFYEVSELDEPRAMQYMAIGPPR